Proteins encoded together in one Neobacillus sp. FSL H8-0543 window:
- a CDS encoding multicopper oxidase domain-containing protein — translation MVLSACNAQSETDVKQTVKAKENTASQVIEPHKGLNQQPIPLKMERVGEHEVNVEMTSQITDIEINKGNIYKAWTFNGEAPGPVIVVNEGDTINFTLKNIDPAIPHSMDFHAVHASPSKDFIDVMPNETGTFSYPANNPGVFMYHCGTKPVLSHIANGMHGTIIVKPKDGYPTDSEVDREFVIIQNEWYKYNDLEDFTNGTPSQVVFSTKALKEGDLNTNGTVGALVDTPLLAKVGDKVRFYVNNIGPNEVSSFHVVGTLFDTVYIDGNPFNLMKGMQTVMLPASGGAVVEFTVTKEGSYPIVTHQFNHATKGAVGILKVTKDGTDDGSENMSH, via the coding sequence ATGGTTTTAAGTGCGTGCAATGCGCAAAGTGAAACAGATGTAAAGCAAACGGTAAAGGCTAAGGAAAACACGGCATCCCAGGTAATCGAACCCCATAAAGGACTCAATCAACAGCCAATCCCGCTTAAAATGGAACGCGTAGGCGAGCATGAAGTTAACGTTGAAATGACTTCGCAAATAACTGATATCGAAATTAATAAAGGAAATATCTATAAAGCTTGGACATTTAACGGGGAAGCACCAGGACCAGTCATTGTTGTAAATGAAGGAGACACAATCAATTTTACTTTGAAAAACATCGACCCTGCCATCCCGCATAGCATGGATTTCCATGCCGTACATGCTTCACCATCAAAGGATTTTATCGATGTAATGCCAAATGAAACAGGTACATTTTCTTATCCGGCTAACAATCCTGGCGTGTTTATGTATCACTGTGGTACGAAGCCAGTGTTATCACATATTGCAAACGGAATGCACGGTACAATTATCGTAAAACCAAAAGACGGCTACCCGACTGACTCTGAAGTGGATCGTGAGTTTGTTATCATCCAAAATGAATGGTATAAATACAACGACTTAGAGGACTTTACTAATGGAACACCAAGTCAAGTCGTCTTCTCTACCAAAGCCTTAAAAGAGGGCGATCTCAATACAAACGGTACAGTTGGAGCGCTAGTCGATACCCCATTGCTTGCCAAAGTCGGAGATAAAGTTAGATTTTACGTTAACAACATTGGACCAAATGAAGTCAGCAGCTTCCATGTCGTAGGAACCCTCTTTGATACTGTCTATATCGATGGAAATCCTTTTAACCTAATGAAAGGCATGCAAACCGTTATGCTGCCTGCAAGCGGCGGAGCGGTTGTTGAATTCACAGTCACTAAAGAAGGCAGTTACCCTATTGTTACACATCAATTCAATCATGCAACAAAAGGCGCTGTCGGGATATTGAAAGTCACCAAAGACGGCACCGATGATGGCAGTGAAAACATGTCACACTAA
- a CDS encoding acyltransferase, translated as MYFEILLDAVLGDRQIFHIMECPVCSYEEIYYEDTQSKELIGRACSTCNFVQKFDFVTEEKA; from the coding sequence ATGTACTTTGAAATATTGTTAGATGCGGTTTTAGGTGATCGTCAAATTTTTCATATTATGGAATGCCCCGTTTGCAGTTATGAAGAAATCTACTATGAGGATACCCAATCAAAGGAATTGATCGGCAGGGCCTGCTCAACATGCAACTTTGTTCAAAAATTTGATTTCGTGACCGAAGAAAAGGCCTAG
- a CDS encoding M15 family metallopeptidase encodes MFKYLTIGIFFVILALPLTGCSSDILNALQQPQKAVEQEKEAGKPAPENNADKNTETPVKNTESAAQPEKVPPAPKQENTTPPPTLNQGTGKKTDPGLKLEENKPAKKEEESIPVVANPASIQVLVNKQNKLPDSYNPTDLVYTQVPFVFKEQSDKRKMRSEAATAINTLFTEANKQGISLLGVSAYRSHATQVSLFNYYVNRDGYEKARTYSALPGTSEHETGLTIDVTGGDGKCAAMDCFGATKEAIWLEAHAAEYGFIIRYPKGKEAITGYQYEPWHLRYVGKAMALEIMSKGITLEEYLNAIPVNN; translated from the coding sequence ATGTTTAAATACCTTACAATTGGCATATTTTTTGTCATTTTAGCTTTACCATTAACAGGCTGTTCAAGTGATATTTTGAATGCTTTACAGCAGCCTCAAAAAGCAGTTGAACAGGAGAAGGAAGCAGGAAAGCCTGCACCTGAAAACAATGCGGACAAAAACACGGAAACACCAGTGAAGAATACGGAATCTGCTGCCCAACCAGAGAAAGTTCCGCCCGCTCCTAAACAGGAAAATACAACACCTCCTCCCACTCTAAACCAAGGGACAGGGAAAAAAACGGACCCAGGTCTAAAACTGGAAGAAAACAAGCCTGCTAAGAAGGAAGAGGAGAGTATTCCAGTTGTTGCTAATCCAGCGAGTATCCAGGTTCTTGTTAATAAACAAAACAAGCTACCGGATAGTTATAACCCAACAGACTTGGTATATACGCAAGTTCCCTTCGTTTTTAAAGAACAATCAGACAAACGTAAGATGCGCAGTGAAGCGGCTACAGCCATAAATACCCTTTTCACAGAAGCAAATAAACAGGGAATAAGTCTATTAGGTGTTTCAGCCTATCGCTCACACGCAACACAAGTATCCCTCTTTAACTATTATGTAAATAGAGATGGCTATGAAAAGGCACGGACTTACAGTGCCTTACCAGGTACGAGTGAACATGAAACAGGCCTAACCATCGATGTGACTGGAGGAGATGGGAAATGTGCTGCTATGGATTGCTTTGGAGCAACAAAGGAGGCAATATGGCTGGAAGCACATGCGGCTGAATATGGCTTTATTATTCGCTATCCAAAAGGTAAAGAAGCAATCACTGGCTATCAGTATGAGCCATGGCATCTTCGTTATGTTGGAAAAGCAATGGCGTTAGAAATTATGAGTAAAGGCATTACCCTTGAGGAATATTTAAACGCTATACCTGTTAATAATTAA
- a CDS encoding toxic anion resistance protein: MSENNSSHVKKSDNLLDDILANPFGDTQELVPQPQLQPSTQHQEAKPVKLIDKIPEENRAKAYQLAEQIDPTNHQAMITYGTQAQGKLLTFSHAMLEHVQKQDIGEVGEIISDLMKRLDEVNPDELKDGKPSFFARMFGKISGTLQEVLSKYQKTGAQIDRISVKLDRSKNVLLSDIKLLEQLYETNKEYFHALNVYIAAGEIKLEELNEKTIPAMKRAAEAANDQMKFQEVNDMIQFADRLDKRLYDLKLSREITIQSAPQIRLIQNTNQALVEKIQSSIMTAIPLWKNQVAIALTLIRQRHAVEAQKKVSQTTNDLLLKNAEMLKTNTIETAKENERGLVDIETLKKTQENLITTLEETMRIQEEGRHKRRIAEQELATMENDLRVKLLEIKGK, translated from the coding sequence ATGAGCGAAAATAACTCATCACATGTGAAAAAATCCGATAATTTATTGGATGATATCTTAGCAAACCCATTTGGAGATACACAAGAGCTTGTACCACAGCCACAGCTGCAGCCTTCGACACAGCACCAGGAAGCAAAACCAGTCAAGCTGATTGATAAAATACCTGAAGAGAACAGGGCGAAGGCATATCAACTAGCTGAACAAATTGATCCGACCAACCATCAAGCGATGATCACCTACGGGACCCAGGCTCAGGGCAAGCTGTTAACCTTTTCCCATGCCATGCTTGAGCATGTTCAGAAACAGGATATTGGTGAGGTTGGCGAGATTATCAGTGATCTAATGAAGCGGCTTGATGAGGTTAATCCAGATGAACTGAAGGATGGTAAGCCATCCTTTTTCGCGCGTATGTTTGGAAAAATTTCAGGCACCCTGCAAGAGGTACTTTCCAAATATCAAAAAACAGGTGCACAGATTGATCGAATTAGCGTAAAGCTAGACCGAAGTAAAAATGTCCTGTTATCCGATATAAAATTGCTTGAACAGCTTTATGAAACCAATAAAGAATATTTCCATGCTTTGAATGTGTATATTGCCGCAGGAGAAATTAAGCTCGAGGAGCTCAATGAAAAAACAATCCCTGCAATGAAAAGAGCGGCGGAGGCTGCAAATGATCAAATGAAGTTCCAAGAGGTCAATGATATGATACAATTCGCTGACCGCTTAGATAAACGCTTATATGACTTGAAATTAAGCCGTGAAATTACGATTCAAAGTGCCCCGCAAATCCGGCTGATTCAAAACACCAACCAGGCACTTGTGGAAAAAATTCAATCGTCCATCATGACAGCTATTCCTTTGTGGAAAAATCAGGTAGCGATTGCCTTGACGTTGATTAGGCAGCGCCATGCGGTAGAAGCGCAGAAAAAAGTGTCACAAACAACCAATGACTTGCTATTGAAAAATGCGGAAATGCTGAAGACCAACACAATCGAGACGGCGAAGGAAAACGAACGAGGTCTGGTGGATATTGAAACACTCAAGAAAACACAGGAAAACTTGATTACCACACTTGAAGAAACAATGCGAATTCAAGAGGAAGGGCGTCACAAGCGCCGCATTGCCGAACAAGAATTAGCGACAATGGAAAACGATTTGCGAGTGAAGTTACTGGAGATTAAAGGAAAGTAG
- a CDS encoding 5-bromo-4-chloroindolyl phosphate hydrolysis family protein, giving the protein MNPFISFFVRSFLAVPSAFTIFLVSLFGFDQTYLLSSVFAIAGGAVVDQATAAIMKNRFLKQHQLSRKEYRYIKKNLDEAKLKINRLNKSLFSIRDLQTVKQRIDVLRVARKIQSLAKTEPRRFYKAEKFYFSHLDSVVELTEKYRFLSVQPKKNHEIDVSLYETRQTLIELTKALEEDLYYMISDDIDHLNFEIDVAKHSIKKLNDSKFDNDESRRLK; this is encoded by the coding sequence ATGAATCCGTTTATCTCGTTTTTTGTTCGTTCGTTCTTAGCTGTTCCTTCGGCTTTTACGATTTTTCTTGTCAGCCTTTTTGGATTTGATCAGACATACCTTTTATCGTCCGTTTTTGCCATAGCTGGAGGTGCCGTTGTTGATCAAGCTACCGCTGCTATTATGAAAAACCGCTTCCTTAAACAACACCAACTATCTAGAAAAGAATATCGATATATTAAGAAAAATTTAGATGAAGCGAAGCTAAAAATAAACCGGCTAAACAAATCGTTGTTTTCGATTCGCGACCTTCAAACGGTAAAGCAAAGAATTGATGTACTCCGTGTCGCTAGGAAAATACAGAGCCTTGCCAAAACTGAGCCGAGACGTTTTTATAAGGCGGAGAAGTTTTACTTTTCTCATTTAGATTCAGTTGTTGAGCTAACAGAGAAATATCGCTTTCTATCTGTTCAACCGAAGAAAAATCATGAAATTGACGTCTCGCTGTACGAAACACGCCAAACTCTCATAGAGTTAACGAAGGCTTTAGAAGAGGACTTATACTATATGATTTCTGATGATATTGATCATTTGAATTTTGAAATTGATGTTGCCAAGCATTCGATTAAAAAGCTTAATGATTCTAAATTCGATAATGACGAAAGCAGGAGGCTGAAATGA
- the zupT gene encoding zinc transporter ZupT, with product MEANVLFALGLTLFAGLATGIGSLLAFFTSHTNTKFLSVTLGFSAGVMIYVSMVEIFVKAKVALVGALGEVSGNWVTVGGFFGGIMLIALIDKFIPKQTNPHELKTVEDMKLPVKNGNKTTDAALLKMGTFTALAIGIHNFPEGIATFTSALQDPALGIAIAVAIAIHNIPEGIAVSVPVYFATGDKKKAFKLSFLSGLSEPVGALVAYLFLMPFLNDVMFGVIFAAVAGIMVFISLDELLPAAKRYDETHLSIYGLIAGMAVMAISLLLFI from the coding sequence ATGGAAGCAAATGTGCTTTTTGCATTAGGTTTGACATTATTTGCGGGGCTTGCAACAGGTATCGGAAGCTTGCTTGCATTTTTTACCTCGCATACCAATACAAAATTTCTTTCCGTTACTCTTGGATTTTCAGCGGGTGTGATGATCTATGTATCGATGGTTGAAATTTTTGTAAAAGCGAAGGTTGCTTTAGTGGGTGCTTTAGGTGAAGTGTCCGGCAACTGGGTAACCGTAGGAGGTTTTTTTGGCGGGATAATGCTAATTGCTCTAATTGATAAATTTATCCCTAAGCAAACAAACCCACATGAATTAAAAACAGTAGAAGATATGAAACTACCTGTGAAAAATGGAAATAAGACCACAGACGCTGCGCTATTAAAGATGGGGACATTCACAGCGCTTGCCATCGGGATTCATAACTTCCCTGAAGGAATCGCTACCTTCACATCCGCTTTACAAGATCCAGCACTTGGGATTGCGATAGCTGTCGCAATTGCCATCCATAATATCCCAGAGGGCATTGCTGTATCTGTTCCAGTCTACTTTGCAACAGGCGATAAGAAAAAGGCTTTCAAACTATCATTCTTGTCTGGGCTATCTGAGCCAGTCGGCGCGCTCGTCGCTTACCTATTCTTAATGCCTTTCCTAAACGATGTTATGTTTGGCGTCATCTTCGCTGCTGTAGCTGGGATAATGGTATTCATCTCTCTAGACGAATTATTGCCTGCTGCCAAAAGATATGATGAAACCCATCTATCAATCTATGGCCTAATTGCCGGCATGGCAGTAATGGCAATAAGCCTATTATTATTTATCTAA
- a CDS encoding trypsin-like peptidase domain-containing protein, with protein MKRALFTIPLSLLLIGVIIGSFVLMGIKPNSSGISQAQKLAEYTKPAVVRIIDYAVVGWQFNNPDDPEVASILAQLNNQTVIGGSGSGAIISSDGYIVTNAHVVEGSQMEDADLANAAFEQLVSIMADYYQIDFETAYDYMLTYTQYTSIDRFLKVILPGGDTLDGEVKSYGAPINEGKDVAVLKIEGKNLPTIKLGNSDDIQNQENIWVSGYPAAADSDLLSPDSSLVSSMNAGQISATSKKTEQGSPVIQINAAATHGNSGGPVINDKGEIIGLLTFRGDTVNGQEVQGFNFAVPVNTVKEFVNQAGARNAISDTDKLYRDGLELYWGGYYKNALEKFEAVQRIYPNHSEIKHLITNAEKKTGESKTLWSDYTTLFYIVDGVAGLLIILLLVFTFAFKPKQRNVATAAAHPAPPPPSKPETSIPDLNNDGKIDVQDILLALQEQQKKQEKDKKNDE; from the coding sequence ATGAAAAGGGCCCTTTTTACCATACCTTTAAGTTTGCTGCTTATTGGTGTTATTATTGGTTCTTTTGTCTTAATGGGCATTAAGCCAAATTCTTCGGGTATTTCACAGGCTCAGAAGTTAGCAGAGTATACGAAACCAGCGGTTGTTCGGATTATTGATTATGCTGTTGTTGGATGGCAGTTTAATAACCCGGATGACCCTGAGGTTGCCTCTATATTAGCTCAACTAAATAACCAAACGGTCATTGGCGGTTCAGGTTCGGGGGCGATTATTAGTTCCGATGGCTATATCGTAACAAATGCCCATGTGGTAGAAGGCTCTCAGATGGAGGATGCAGATCTTGCCAATGCTGCCTTTGAACAGCTTGTTTCAATCATGGCAGACTATTATCAAATTGATTTCGAAACAGCTTATGATTATATGCTTACCTACACCCAATACACTAGTATAGATAGATTTTTAAAGGTAATTTTACCTGGCGGGGATACACTCGATGGTGAGGTAAAAAGCTATGGTGCTCCAATTAATGAAGGAAAGGACGTAGCCGTACTTAAAATTGAAGGGAAAAACCTACCAACTATAAAGCTTGGAAACTCTGATGATATCCAAAATCAAGAAAACATTTGGGTTAGCGGCTATCCAGCAGCTGCAGATTCTGACCTCCTATCACCCGATTCCTCCCTCGTATCTTCAATGAATGCTGGGCAAATCTCAGCCACTTCAAAGAAAACAGAACAAGGAAGTCCTGTGATTCAGATTAACGCGGCAGCTACCCATGGAAACAGTGGCGGTCCAGTCATTAATGATAAAGGTGAGATTATTGGATTATTAACCTTTAGAGGCGATACCGTGAATGGCCAAGAAGTTCAGGGCTTTAATTTTGCGGTTCCGGTAAATACCGTTAAAGAGTTCGTCAATCAGGCCGGTGCAAGGAATGCTATTAGTGATACAGATAAGCTATATAGAGATGGTCTAGAGCTCTATTGGGGCGGCTATTATAAAAATGCCCTTGAAAAGTTTGAAGCAGTCCAAAGAATATATCCAAATCATTCAGAGATAAAACATCTCATTACCAATGCTGAGAAAAAGACGGGGGAAAGTAAAACCTTATGGTCAGATTACACCACTCTCTTCTATATCGTTGATGGAGTTGCAGGTTTATTAATAATCCTTCTCTTGGTATTCACCTTTGCCTTTAAACCGAAACAACGGAACGTAGCAACAGCCGCAGCCCATCCAGCGCCACCACCTCCTTCAAAACCAGAAACCAGCATTCCAGACCTAAACAATGATGGGAAAATCGACGTCCAAGACATACTGCTCGCACTGCAAGAACAACAAAAAAAGCAAGAAAAAGACAAGAAAAACGATGAATAA
- the rbsK gene encoding ribokinase, which yields MSKIVVVGSYVVDLMSRTPHLPKPGETVLGGPFQMGPGGKGGNQATAAARSGSEVTFVTKLGDDLFGRDALRHFNAENINTQYIKVDPNQTTGVALIEVDDQSENSIVVALGACGTLTETEVLEVEDKVKEADIALLQLETSIEAIVTTVKLAAKYEVPVILNPAPFQEFPRELLNDVAYITPNETEAYELSGVEVTDEQTALAASKKLFGMGVGTVIITMGKQGAFVYTGGEQGKLVSGYKVEAIDTTGAGDAFNGGFAHALSIGKTLDEAITYANAVAALSVTKIGTAPAMPYKHEVEAFLEQYRALN from the coding sequence ATGTCCAAAATTGTAGTAGTAGGAAGCTATGTTGTTGATTTAATGAGTAGGACTCCACATCTTCCAAAGCCCGGTGAGACCGTTCTTGGCGGTCCGTTTCAAATGGGGCCAGGCGGAAAAGGAGGCAACCAAGCAACTGCAGCCGCAAGAAGTGGTTCAGAGGTTACTTTTGTGACAAAATTGGGCGATGACCTTTTTGGAAGAGATGCTTTGAGACACTTTAACGCCGAGAATATCAATACACAATACATAAAGGTTGATCCGAATCAGACTACAGGTGTAGCCTTGATTGAAGTAGATGATCAGAGCGAAAACAGTATTGTTGTGGCATTAGGTGCATGCGGCACACTAACTGAGACAGAAGTATTGGAAGTGGAAGATAAAGTAAAAGAGGCAGATATTGCGCTGCTTCAATTAGAAACAAGTATTGAAGCGATTGTTACGACGGTGAAGCTAGCAGCTAAATATGAAGTACCGGTCATTCTAAATCCTGCGCCATTCCAGGAATTCCCACGGGAACTTCTCAACGATGTTGCCTATATCACCCCTAATGAAACAGAAGCCTATGAACTAAGCGGTGTGGAGGTGACGGACGAGCAAACAGCGCTTGCCGCTTCTAAAAAGCTTTTTGGAATGGGTGTCGGTACTGTGATCATCACGATGGGTAAGCAAGGTGCATTTGTCTATACTGGAGGCGAACAAGGGAAGCTAGTTTCAGGGTATAAAGTGGAAGCTATTGACACAACTGGAGCAGGTGATGCCTTTAATGGCGGCTTCGCCCATGCACTCAGCATTGGCAAAACCCTAGACGAGGCAATCACCTACGCCAACGCCGTCGCAGCCCTTTCCGTAACAAAAATAGGAACAGCACCAGCCATGCCCTACAAACACGAAGTAGAAGCATTCTTGGAACAGTATCGTGCACTAAACTAA
- a CDS encoding substrate-binding domain-containing protein: MKKIITLLAMLSIIIGLVGCSMDEGTSKKSGSEKKDDGKLKVGLSMNTLNNPFFVAVKEGAEAQAEKEGNIDLVITDAQNDPGKQLSDVENLLQQNVDVLIIDPTDSDAIAQAVKKANDAKIPVFTIDRNSNGGEVITHIGFDALKSGNLAGNYLKDVLGGKGKIVEIQGILGTNVGQLRSEGFNEIVKATAGFEVVAQQAANFDRGEAMKVMEDILQANPEIDGVYAANDEMALGALAAIEAAGRLDEIVIIGCDAVDPSIEAIKAGKMEATIAEPPYFLGQEAIITALKISKGESVEKEVILDSTLVTSDNVNTVKTK; this comes from the coding sequence ATGAAAAAGATTATAACTTTGTTAGCAATGCTTTCTATTATTATAGGTTTAGTGGGCTGTAGTATGGATGAGGGAACAAGCAAAAAATCAGGTTCTGAAAAGAAGGATGACGGTAAATTAAAAGTTGGTTTATCAATGAACACGTTAAACAATCCATTCTTTGTTGCTGTTAAAGAAGGGGCAGAAGCACAAGCGGAAAAAGAAGGAAATATTGATCTTGTTATTACCGATGCCCAGAATGACCCAGGTAAGCAATTATCTGACGTGGAAAACCTGTTACAACAAAATGTTGATGTATTAATTATTGACCCAACAGATAGTGATGCGATTGCTCAGGCAGTTAAAAAGGCAAATGATGCTAAAATTCCAGTGTTTACAATTGACCGTAATTCTAACGGTGGCGAAGTCATTACACATATTGGTTTTGATGCCCTAAAGTCTGGTAATCTAGCTGGTAACTATTTGAAGGATGTCCTTGGTGGCAAAGGTAAGATTGTTGAAATTCAAGGAATTCTTGGCACAAACGTAGGACAACTTCGTAGTGAAGGATTTAATGAAATTGTTAAAGCAACAGCAGGCTTTGAAGTAGTAGCACAACAAGCTGCAAACTTTGACCGTGGTGAAGCGATGAAAGTAATGGAAGATATTCTTCAAGCAAACCCCGAAATCGATGGTGTTTATGCAGCGAACGATGAAATGGCATTAGGTGCATTAGCAGCGATTGAAGCCGCTGGCCGTCTTGATGAGATTGTAATCATTGGCTGTGATGCAGTTGACCCATCAATTGAGGCGATTAAAGCTGGAAAAATGGAAGCAACGATTGCAGAACCGCCATATTTCCTTGGCCAAGAAGCCATTATCACTGCACTCAAAATATCTAAAGGTGAAAGCGTAGAAAAAGAAGTTATTCTTGATTCTACACTAGTTACATCGGATAACGTAAATACTGTAAAAACAAAATAA
- a CDS encoding ribose ABC transporter permease — protein sequence MPSTTPVQKQEEKKAGVNWLSLIEKYRVLLIFIVLCVVAASLSDVFFTMSNVMNVLRQVSIIAIIASGMTLVILLAGIDLSVGAVMAFSGAILAGALTAGWPLWLALVAALAVGLLFGILNGFFVARFGIPSFIVTLAIMVIARGMTLVYTKGYPLVVSNEAYRFIGSGRIFGIPVPIIIMFAIFGFMYWMLKYTSFGRYIYAIGGNEETAVLAGINVRGVKIAVFGIAGLLSALSAIIYTSRLMSAQPTAGNGIELDAIAAVIIGGTSLAGGKGAVTGTLIGALIMGVLDNILNLMNVSPFYQSIAKGLVILVAVLVDSKFSKIKK from the coding sequence ATGCCTAGTACAACACCTGTTCAAAAGCAAGAAGAGAAAAAGGCGGGGGTCAACTGGCTGTCGTTAATTGAAAAATATCGTGTACTTCTCATTTTTATCGTGTTATGTGTCGTTGCTGCTTCCTTATCAGATGTATTCTTCACGATGAGCAACGTCATGAACGTGTTGCGCCAAGTTTCAATTATCGCAATTATCGCAAGTGGGATGACCCTGGTTATTTTACTAGCAGGAATTGACCTTTCTGTAGGGGCGGTAATGGCCTTTTCGGGAGCGATTTTAGCTGGAGCCCTCACAGCAGGCTGGCCACTGTGGCTTGCATTAGTTGCGGCACTTGCCGTTGGTTTGCTATTTGGTATTCTTAACGGATTTTTTGTGGCAAGGTTTGGAATTCCATCCTTTATTGTCACATTGGCGATCATGGTTATCGCACGCGGTATGACACTTGTCTACACAAAGGGGTATCCGCTCGTAGTTAGCAATGAAGCTTACCGTTTTATTGGTAGCGGAAGAATTTTCGGTATTCCTGTTCCAATCATCATCATGTTTGCTATCTTTGGTTTCATGTATTGGATGTTAAAATACACAAGCTTTGGCCGATACATTTATGCGATCGGTGGCAATGAAGAAACAGCGGTTCTAGCAGGAATTAATGTTAGAGGAGTAAAAATCGCTGTATTTGGAATTGCTGGTTTACTTTCAGCTTTATCTGCCATTATTTATACCTCGCGATTAATGTCAGCACAACCAACAGCCGGTAACGGAATTGAGTTAGATGCGATTGCTGCGGTAATTATTGGCGGGACAAGTTTAGCAGGGGGGAAAGGGGCGGTAACTGGAACACTGATTGGTGCATTGATCATGGGTGTTCTCGATAATATTTTGAATTTGATGAATGTGTCACCGTTCTATCAAAGTATCGCAAAGGGCCTTGTTATTTTAGTAGCGGTTTTAGTAGATAGTAAGTTTTCTAAAATTAAAAAATAA
- a CDS encoding sugar ABC transporter ATP-binding protein, which translates to MGTALLEMKEISKEFPGVKALDHVSIQVNQSEILALLGENGAGKSTLMKVLAGVYQPSNGQIYINGHPVKIEGPKYSQNLGISIIYQEFNLIPHMSVAENIFIGREPRKTKGIIDRKKIKLETREWLDKVGLTRVSPETLIADLSVAQQQLVEIAKALSFHSKIIIMDEPTAALNDEETNKLLAIMKELKQQGMGVIFITHRLEEVQAVADSIAVLRDGKYIGSALVKDVTKDDMVTMMVGRELTDMFPEKGLPTDQVCLEVKDVSVPGALNGINFTVKKGEILGIAGLMGSGRTELSKAIFGMYNNMTGTVKVDSKLVKGPKGAIDAGIALVTDDRKQEGLVLGLSVYENLLLPSYRKISQFGILKRRKKDEIVNRWIQDLKIKVHDAKVEVRTLSGGNQQKVVLGKWLQMNPKLLILNEPTRGIDVGAKAEIYQIMKRLTGEGISIIMISSEMPELLGLSNRIMVMNEGRITAELSQSEATQEKIFYYASGGVMNA; encoded by the coding sequence GTGGGTACAGCATTGCTGGAAATGAAGGAAATATCAAAGGAATTTCCTGGTGTGAAGGCACTTGATCACGTATCAATTCAGGTGAACCAGTCAGAAATTCTTGCATTGCTCGGTGAGAATGGTGCCGGCAAATCTACATTAATGAAGGTACTAGCAGGTGTCTATCAGCCAAGTAACGGACAAATCTATATAAATGGGCATCCTGTAAAGATTGAGGGGCCAAAGTACTCGCAAAATTTGGGGATAAGTATCATTTATCAAGAATTTAACTTAATCCCGCATATGAGTGTTGCTGAAAATATTTTTATCGGCAGGGAGCCACGTAAGACAAAAGGAATTATCGACCGAAAGAAGATCAAGTTGGAAACGAGAGAGTGGCTTGATAAAGTTGGTTTGACACGCGTTTCCCCGGAAACGCTTATTGCCGACTTATCCGTTGCCCAGCAACAGCTGGTGGAAATCGCAAAAGCCCTTTCCTTTCATTCAAAAATTATTATCATGGATGAGCCGACAGCGGCTTTAAATGATGAAGAAACAAATAAACTGTTAGCCATCATGAAAGAGCTCAAACAGCAAGGCATGGGTGTCATTTTTATTACCCACCGTCTTGAAGAGGTACAAGCTGTTGCCGATTCAATTGCTGTATTAAGGGATGGAAAGTATATCGGAAGTGCCTTAGTTAAAGATGTAACTAAGGATGACATGGTTACAATGATGGTTGGCCGTGAACTGACCGATATGTTTCCAGAAAAAGGCCTGCCGACTGACCAAGTCTGTTTAGAGGTAAAAGACGTTTCGGTGCCAGGTGCTTTAAACGGGATTAATTTTACCGTAAAAAAAGGCGAAATACTTGGCATTGCTGGATTAATGGGTTCGGGACGTACTGAACTTTCGAAAGCGATTTTTGGAATGTACAACAATATGACAGGGACCGTAAAGGTTGATTCGAAGCTTGTTAAGGGGCCAAAGGGTGCAATTGATGCTGGAATTGCCTTGGTGACAGACGACCGGAAGCAGGAGGGGCTCGTCCTTGGCCTATCTGTTTATGAAAATCTGCTTCTACCATCCTATCGAAAAATTTCACAGTTTGGTATCCTAAAGCGCAGGAAAAAGGATGAAATTGTAAATCGCTGGATTCAGGATTTGAAAATAAAGGTTCATGATGCAAAGGTTGAGGTCAGAACGTTAAGCGGCGGAAATCAGCAGAAGGTCGTTCTTGGAAAATGGCTGCAAATGAATCCGAAATTGCTCATATTAAATGAACCCACAAGGGGCATTGATGTGGGTGCGAAGGCGGAAATTTATCAAATAATGAAAAGGCTTACAGGTGAGGGGATTTCAATTATTATGATCTCATCTGAAATGCCAGAACTGCTTGGATTGAGTAACCGTATCATGGTGATGAATGAAGGGCGGATAACTGCCGAGCTTAGTCAGAGCGAAGCAACTCAGGAAAAAATCTTTTATTACGCATCCGGAGGTGTGATGAATGCCTAG